One Dehalococcoidia bacterium DNA window includes the following coding sequences:
- a CDS encoding recombinase family protein: MRVAVCARTSSRDGDQNVDTQLLPLREFVKSKGWELTREYIDQASARDLRGRVAWRDLQKDARSGQFSVVISQRLDRIARSVKDLWATLSEWDDLGVSFVSLRENFDTSTAAGRLQMNIMAALAEFELDLIRDRIQDGLSRARAEGKQLGRPNGAKDGKKRRTSGYRRREAEKAMRRGE; the protein is encoded by the coding sequence ATGAGAGTTGCAGTTTGCGCCAGAACATCGAGCCGGGACGGAGACCAGAACGTGGATACGCAACTCCTGCCATTACGAGAGTTCGTGAAGTCCAAAGGGTGGGAGCTTACCAGAGAGTACATCGACCAGGCTTCGGCCCGGGATCTCCGGGGACGTGTTGCTTGGCGTGATCTCCAAAAGGATGCGCGGTCCGGACAGTTCTCCGTTGTGATTTCCCAGCGACTGGACCGGATCGCGCGATCGGTCAAAGACCTGTGGGCCACCTTGAGTGAGTGGGACGATTTGGGCGTTTCATTTGTCAGCCTCCGGGAGAACTTTGATACCAGCACCGCCGCTGGCCGGCTGCAGATGAACATCATGGCAGCCCTGGCGGAGTTCGAGTTGGATCTGATCCGCGATCGCATCCAGGACGGTTTGTCCCGGGCCCGGGCGGAAGGAAAACAGCTCGGCCGGCCAAACGGTGCCAAAGACGGGAAGAAGCGCCGGACATCCGGATATCGGCGTCGGGAAGCTGAAAAAGCGATGAGAAGGGGGGAATAG
- a CDS encoding FKBP-type peptidyl-prolyl cis-trans isomerase — MKKHTTLLSFILVLILALFTFAGCTTTDTTETVDPTAPDTTAVGPTDPDTTTDFTFSDGIDDNGFWENITALDHVQLCEYDSISIPSDIHEITDEAIQREIDTILANYASDGQVTDRPVADGDTVNIDYVGSIDGVEFDGGSTSGTGTNVTIGVTSYIDDFLEQLIGHNPGESLDIEVTFPEDYGQENLNGKDAVFAATINYIVEAMLPELTDEFVLNNLSSDYGWSTITEMEAGIRSGLQSSAMLSYVQEYIVQNTNIISLPEALLEYQKNSMISYYQGYAESYSMDIEEFLSSYVGVATIDELIQANIANMTETAKFPLIIQAIAEDASISVSDEDVAAYVKKYAGADDYSGYEENYGMPYLKLITLSQAVTDYLVDNAVLE; from the coding sequence AACACACTACGCTACTTAGCTTTATTCTCGTCTTGATACTAGCGCTGTTCACATTTGCAGGTTGCACTACCACAGACACGACAGAAACAGTCGATCCTACTGCCCCTGATACCACAGCAGTCGGTCCTACTGACCCCGATACCACAACCGACTTCACCTTCAGCGACGGCATCGACGATAATGGCTTCTGGGAGAATATCACCGCACTTGATCATGTCCAACTGTGTGAGTATGACAGCATTTCGATACCCAGTGATATCCATGAGATCACGGATGAAGCGATCCAGAGGGAAATAGACACTATCCTGGCTAATTACGCTTCCGATGGGCAAGTGACCGATCGCCCTGTTGCAGACGGCGACACCGTGAACATCGATTACGTCGGCAGCATCGACGGTGTGGAGTTCGACGGCGGCAGCACCAGCGGCACCGGAACGAATGTAACCATCGGAGTCACAAGCTATATCGACGACTTTCTTGAACAGCTTATCGGGCATAACCCCGGCGAATCATTAGACATCGAGGTAACCTTCCCCGAGGATTATGGCCAAGAGAACCTCAACGGAAAGGACGCTGTCTTTGCAGCTACGATCAACTACATCGTTGAAGCGATGTTGCCCGAGTTGACTGACGAATTTGTCCTGAACAACTTGTCGTCCGATTACGGCTGGAGCACCATCACAGAGATGGAGGCGGGTATTAGGAGCGGTCTGCAAAGTTCAGCTATGCTAAGTTATGTGCAGGAGTATATCGTTCAAAATACGAACATCATTTCACTTCCAGAGGCGCTTTTGGAGTATCAGAAAAACTCGATGATCTCCTACTATCAGGGTTATGCGGAATCTTACAGCATGGATATTGAAGAATTCCTGAGCTCATATGTGGGTGTCGCAACCATAGACGAGCTGATTCAAGCAAATATCGCGAATATGACCGAAACCGCCAAATTTCCCCTTATCATTCAGGCAATCGCGGAGGATGCCAGCATTTCCGTCAGCGACGAAGATGTGGCAGCTTACGTTAAGAAGTATGCTGGTGCGGATGACTACTCGGGGTACGAGGAGAATTACGGCATGCCGTATCTCAAGTTGATCACGCTTAGTCAGGCGGTCACGGATTATCTCGTGGACAACGCCGTCTTGGAATGA
- a CDS encoding helix-turn-helix transcriptional regulator: MATLKELREENALSQADLAALAKVAKSTIVSVENKHHKPNFKTRRKLAEALKVKPKEIEFC, translated from the coding sequence ATGGCAACGCTCAAGGAACTTCGCGAGGAGAATGCGCTGAGTCAGGCAGACCTTGCCGCACTGGCCAAGGTGGCGAAGTCAACCATCGTCAGTGTTGAGAACAAACATCATAAGCCGAACTTCAAGACCCGCCGCAAACTCGCCGAGGCTTTGAAGGTGAAGCCGAAGGAAATTGAATTCTGCTAG
- a CDS encoding AbrB/MazE/SpoVT family DNA-binding domain-containing protein, producing the protein MNRVKTKISNGGRLVIPAAYRKELGINPGDDVVLTLEEGEIRLITAQHAIKRAQTMVRRYISENVSLSEELIQERREEANHD; encoded by the coding sequence ATGAATAGAGTGAAGACAAAAATAAGCAATGGTGGCAGACTGGTTATACCTGCGGCATACCGCAAGGAATTGGGCATTAATCCGGGGGATGATGTGGTGTTGACACTTGAGGAAGGAGAGATAAGACTCATAACTGCTCAGCACGCGATCAAGCGTGCTCAAACGATGGTCCGCCGTTATATTTCCGAGAACGTGTCTTTGTCTGAGGAGTTGATTCAAGAACGTCGTGAAGAGGCAAATCATGACTAA
- a CDS encoding helix-turn-helix transcriptional regulator: protein MATLKELREENALSQADLAALAKVAKSTIGSIENKHHKPNFKTRRKLAEALKVKPKEIEFW, encoded by the coding sequence ATGGCAACGCTCAAGGAACTTCGCGAGGAGAATGCGCTGAGTCAGGCAGACCTTGCCGCACTGGCCAAGGTGGCGAAGTCAACAATCGGCAGTATTGAGAACAAACACCACAAACCGAACTTCAAGACCCGCCGTAAACTCGCCGAGGCCTTGAAAGTGAAGCCGAAGGAAATTGAATTCTGGTAA
- a CDS encoding type II toxin-antitoxin system VapC family toxin, giving the protein MTKIVVDASALLALLNSEAGADVVAESIPEAVISAVNLSEVVGKLCAAGMPEEAIRQALQGLDLEVIPFDEEQAYGAGLLRSVTDDKGLSLGDRACLNMARRLGIPALTADRIWKELSMGTDVRLIR; this is encoded by the coding sequence ATGACTAAAATCGTTGTGGACGCATCGGCATTGCTGGCGCTTCTCAATTCGGAAGCAGGTGCTGATGTAGTGGCAGAGTCTATTCCGGAAGCGGTCATCAGTGCTGTAAACCTATCAGAGGTCGTAGGGAAGCTCTGCGCAGCGGGAATGCCTGAGGAAGCGATTCGTCAGGCGCTGCAGGGGCTTGATCTCGAAGTGATTCCTTTTGATGAAGAACAGGCTTATGGTGCGGGTTTACTGCGATCTGTGACAGACGACAAAGGGTTGTCGTTGGGAGATCGGGCATGTTTGAATATGGCTCGAAGGCTAGGCATTCCGGCTCTAACGGCAGACAGGATTTGGAAAGAACTCTCCATGGGAACCGATGTAAGGCTTATCCGGTGA